In bacterium, a single window of DNA contains:
- a CDS encoding glycosyltransferase family 4 protein, producing MKNDQEKPKLLFWGLMGYDRPSTRIRCVNFADQLQKRGYTCDYVLYKDRYGRQFGHEQMLHVGDRHKLMISRRAYKDHKNDDGAVIYLQKAHWHALTPHLLHKRRGVKMIFDYDDWDLDRSPFLNHDFLNSIFLGSRDEAVITWKLVDESIACVAASRELERLLKMRHPRVYYIPTGPDTERFSMTDKRRAARAGQAKTAFVWCGNIWGDIILGNVVFLLNCFSKVYQANQNVVLRLLAWGTYGHVVRGLISTAYRHLPIEFREFIHPDRVPDFLAEAHVGLLPLQADEMNVQWLKSKSPTKQFEYMAMELPTVAMPVGDVKYLVKDGVNGFLARSEDEFVEKMLTLAGDRALCASMGTKARQTILKDYCLERLGDKLDAMLTELRRENLL from the coding sequence ATGAAAAACGACCAAGAAAAACCCAAACTCCTTTTCTGGGGCCTGATGGGCTACGACAGACCATCTACCAGAATCCGCTGCGTCAACTTCGCTGACCAGCTGCAAAAGCGCGGCTACACGTGCGACTACGTTCTCTACAAGGACAGATACGGACGGCAGTTCGGGCACGAGCAGATGCTGCACGTGGGCGACCGCCACAAACTGATGATATCCCGCCGTGCATACAAAGACCACAAGAACGATGACGGTGCGGTCATATACTTACAGAAGGCGCATTGGCACGCTCTTACGCCGCACCTCTTGCACAAGCGTCGTGGCGTCAAGATGATCTTCGACTACGATGACTGGGACCTGGACAGGTCCCCGTTTCTCAACCATGACTTCCTCAATTCTATCTTTCTCGGCAGCAGGGATGAGGCGGTGATCACATGGAAGCTGGTTGACGAGTCGATAGCCTGCGTGGCGGCCAGCAGGGAGCTGGAGCGGCTGCTCAAGATGAGACATCCCAGGGTCTATTACATCCCGACGGGGCCAGATACGGAGCGGTTCTCGATGACCGACAAGCGGCGAGCCGCGCGCGCCGGGCAGGCCAAGACAGCCTTCGTGTGGTGTGGCAACATCTGGGGTGATATTATCCTCGGGAACGTTGTCTTTCTCCTCAACTGCTTCTCCAAGGTCTATCAGGCCAATCAAAACGTCGTGCTCCGCCTCCTGGCGTGGGGCACTTATGGCCACGTCGTCAGGGGCCTTATCTCAACAGCGTACCGCCATCTTCCCATCGAGTTCCGCGAGTTCATCCATCCCGACCGCGTCCCCGACTTCCTGGCCGAGGCGCACGTGGGCCTCCTCCCACTTCAGGCCGATGAGATGAACGTCCAGTGGCTCAAGAGCAAGAGCCCGACCAAACAGTTCGAGTACATGGCTATGGAGCTTCCGACCGTCGCGATGCCCGTCGGCGATGTCAAGTATCTGGTGAAGGACGGTGTGAACGGCTTTTTGGCCCGTTCAGAGGATGAGTTCGTCGAGAAGATGCTGACTCTCGCAGGCGACCGAGCTCTTTGCGCCTCGATGGGCACGAAGGCGAGGCAGACGATCCTCAAGGACTACTGCCTGGAGCGCCTCGGCGACAAGCTCGACGCGATGCTCACCGAGCTTCGGCGGGAGAACCTGCTCTAG
- the glmU gene encoding bifunctional sugar-1-phosphate nucleotidylyltransferase/acetyltransferase, translated as MKALILAGGRGANLSPLSDTRPKPMMILCGKPLLEHSLMMLRDAGITDAVIVVGHHAEQIRNYFGRGSAWGMNIEYVHQDAEGGIGEAVLRARDRFKGLDYFIVSYGDTVFSENIFLNCLASFSEFKKSTAVVALVPRTELYGNVYLDETSRISRVVEKPKGHAMGNYVLAGTFVLASEFFDLVERNEGNVAAAFNDLSSEYGFYATIWKEDWIDMNRPWDVLQANRILMDKWPNASISKLAKVASNITFTGSVFIDDYAEISEGAVLRGPCYVGKHCYIGNNSLIREFTSLGEWTIVGYGVELKNCVLFGKTRIGRLSFVGDSVIGQNAIIGSGTMTVNESLEDVPISVKIAGQVVDSGLTKMGSFVGDNVVIGASNTLLPGTLVSPGSRIPHRGTLP; from the coding sequence ATGAAAGCACTCATTCTTGCTGGAGGGCGAGGCGCCAATCTCTCGCCTCTTTCAGATACCAGGCCGAAACCTATGATGATCCTCTGCGGTAAACCGCTGCTCGAGCACTCGCTGATGATGCTGAGGGACGCGGGCATCACCGATGCGGTGATCGTGGTTGGCCACCACGCGGAGCAGATCCGAAACTACTTCGGGCGGGGCTCCGCCTGGGGGATGAACATTGAGTATGTTCATCAAGATGCAGAGGGCGGCATTGGCGAGGCGGTGCTTCGTGCACGAGATAGATTCAAGGGATTGGACTATTTCATCGTCTCGTATGGCGACACGGTGTTCTCCGAGAACATCTTCCTGAACTGCTTGGCATCGTTCAGCGAGTTCAAGAAATCGACTGCCGTGGTAGCTCTTGTGCCTCGGACGGAGCTTTACGGGAACGTTTACCTTGATGAGACGTCGCGGATATCGAGAGTGGTTGAGAAGCCGAAGGGCCACGCAATGGGTAACTACGTCCTTGCGGGGACGTTCGTTCTCGCGTCCGAGTTCTTCGACCTTGTGGAGAGAAACGAGGGGAACGTGGCGGCCGCCTTCAACGACCTGAGCAGCGAATACGGTTTCTATGCAACGATCTGGAAAGAGGATTGGATAGACATGAACCGTCCTTGGGATGTGTTGCAGGCCAACCGCATTCTGATGGACAAGTGGCCCAACGCCAGCATCTCCAAGCTCGCCAAAGTCGCCTCGAACATAACCTTCACTGGGTCAGTATTCATTGATGATTACGCCGAGATAAGTGAGGGGGCGGTGCTGCGAGGTCCATGCTACGTGGGCAAACACTGCTACATCGGGAACAACTCCCTGATACGCGAGTTTACGTCGCTTGGCGAGTGGACGATTGTGGGATACGGGGTTGAGCTGAAGAACTGCGTGCTGTTCGGCAAGACCAGAATAGGTCGGCTCTCATTCGTCGGCGATAGCGTTATCGGCCAGAACGCCATCATCGGGTCAGGCACGATGACCGTGAACGAGAGCCTCGAAGATGTGCCAATCAGCGTCAAGATCGCTGGACAAGTCGTGGATTCTGGCCTCACGAAGATGGGCTCATTTGTCGGAGACAACGTCGTGATAGGGGCCAGCAACACCCTTCTGCCCGGGACGCTCGTTTCGCCGGGCTCCAGGATACCTCATCGTGGAACGCTTCCTTAG